In the Camelus bactrianus isolate YW-2024 breed Bactrian camel chromosome 17, ASM4877302v1, whole genome shotgun sequence genome, one interval contains:
- the LOC141573814 gene encoding uncharacterized protein LOC141573814, which translates to MATLEKLAKAFESLKSFQRPPPQPVPPPPQPRQPAPQPPSPQPAPQPPPLQPPQPVPQPPPPQPVPPRPQPPHPAPQPPPPPPPQPAPQPPPPPPPQPAPQPPPPPPPQPAPQPPPPQPVPPPPQPPKPAPQPPPPQPPQPAPQPPPPQPAPQPQPPPPSPPQPPLPAPQPPPLQPPQPEPQPPPQPPQPAPQPPPPQPAPQPQPPPPPVHRGSRAAAQTEG; encoded by the exons atggcgaccctggaaaagctggcgaaggctttcgagtccctcaagtccttccagcggccgccgcctcagccggtaccgccgccgcctcagccccgtcagccagcaccgcagccgccgtcgcctcagccggcaccgcagccgccgccgcttcagccccctcagccggtaccgcagccaccgccgcctcagccggtaccgccgcggcctcagcctcctcatccggcaccgcagccgccgccgcctccgccccctcagccggcaccgcagccgccgccgcctccgccccctcagccggcaccgcagccgccgccgccgccgccgcctcagccggcaccgcagccaccgccgcctcagcctgtaccgccgccgcctcagccccctaagccggcaccgcagccgccgccgcctcagccccctcagccggcaccgcagccgccgccgcctcagccggcaccgcagcctcaaccgccgccgccgtcgccgcctcagccccctctgccagcaccgcagccgccgccgcttcagccccctcagccagaaccgcagccgccgcctcagccccctcagccggcaccgcagccgccgccccctcagccggcaccgcagcctcaaccgccaccgccgcccgtcCACCGTGGGTCACgagccgctgcacagacg gaaggttaa